A window from Anser cygnoides isolate HZ-2024a breed goose chromosome 1, Taihu_goose_T2T_genome, whole genome shotgun sequence encodes these proteins:
- the USF3 gene encoding basic helix-loop-helix domain-containing protein USF3 isoform X3 produces the protein MVPAVGAPPPSPPALFSETMPEMTENETPTKKQHRKKNRETHNAVERHRKKKINAGINRIGELIPCSPALKQSKNMILDQAFKYITEMKRQNDELLLNGGNNEQAEEIKKLRKQLDELQKENGRYIELLKANDICLYDDPTIHWKGNLKNAKVSVVIPGDQVQKNIIVYSNGSQPNGNNQGASVQGITFNVSHNLQKQTANVVPVQRTCNLVTPVTISGIYPAENKPRSQSTVSPLAPTQPVPAGNVLELSTLENEQGVLATASSQSTSQSGTEQELQSSLSNTSQNDQNLSKSKNDEGCPKLMKKTLLQGISLPSSASTEASQVQQVNATCSKTPNSRNEFQEGCVISNSDTACVPSVRLSSTDSFSSVNILKSTDLVSSAGMPVTSAAEGIKAVTAISTLPASPLENCWSFSGSTGVGASDLKNMSSLTRMPSAGNTQTTWTTLQLAGNTVQPLSQTPSSMMTALLNEPVNGAGTVSPAHSRPLTTSISLNTSLPGDVQAAEQIVVTLPSCPSLPMQPLISQPQVKTQAAGNILSLNSAMQVIQMAQPVASAVTGAPANQNVIILQPPNTTPCPPIVRAEVPSQNVSQQIVIIQAASQNPLPLLSAQPSASVRVPMNGPTAIANSSNSVQNSPLPQTFGGKHLVHILPRPSSLPSSSSTQTFSVTMSNQQHPQTISLNGQLFALQPVMSSSGAANQAPMQIIQPTTSEDPNTNVALNTFGALANLNQSISQMAGQSCLHLSLSHPANPTTVHNQIATVNCVSLPTSVASAISAEGSVLTSASNSINASPKKAAAGLPSNTKSKRTNKKPSTKKHLAVNSKVSCPAIPCKDAGKVDCAPVETVSKHANGEGLSENMPAASQALATSQASGVAAPSGTSISDCHSKESECSEQAAGSCPVPELPSAELPASSPLQPTVSEPLVLDPPAAKDAAPLPQARRSQSNPPTASALSESSAPCEPPGTLMTSRTEAHMTNSQVAGMTAAQSSAADHTSKAGAISESCNVAQDSSIIMQDADLLEGQGLTKMLSDLTKESTAEEKNSSFTVQGEHSNFPMENSKSAESNVDLPEKQELLLMNSEGDSLSQHHTCISDQEVVSASLIASRQADSPMSTSSGSSRGFSVASMLPDTTREDVTSSTSTSTCNNCTFSEQPDIVALAARAIFDQENLEKGGGGIQVNMRDAISKSTEVASLEREQPTFKPLPAKESNAGPLETASNKFSAQDTVQTNVDRQVEKPSCSVGGVETSNTSLQISASQSPSITSLSVNNLIHQSRIVHPLVSCSSLSQPSEPPSVPATVSLSLPSSSYVNQSPGPAMMNEYAQEQLNAIRANTMQAPQLQESHLKQQGHEGRKDSAKRAVQDDLLLSTAKRQKQCQTAPIRLEGMALMNRTPESIADQTQMLVSQIPPNSSNSVPSVSNQGHTDGLNRLFPSNSNFVTPALRQTEVQCSSQTSVSEQQGQAGQHLQPIQHGPSQGISHLHSNHPYLKQQQAGQLRERHHLYQLQHHVTHGENSVHSQPHGVHQQRTIQQEVQMQKKRNLIQGSQATQLSLQQKHHGSDQTRQKGGQPHPHHQQMQQQMQQHFGAPQPEKNCENPATSRNHHNHPQSHINQEIMHQQQQDVSSRQQGSASEHVSGHNQMQRLMTSRGLEQQMVSQASIVTRPSDMTCTPHRQERNRVSSYSAEALIGKTPSNSEQRIGISLQGPRVSDQLEMRSYLDVSRNKGLVIHNMQGRISVDHTVGSDVQRLSDCQTFKPAGPNQQPTGNFDVQASRNSEIGNSVSSLRGMQSQAFRIGQNTGPSIERQKRLPYQPVQGIPTGNTLPSRENENTCHQSFMQSLLAPHLGEQVSGSQRSLPEHQRNTQCGASSTIEYNCPPARESVHIRRDGDGQNRESCDMSIGSINTRNSSLNIPFSSSSSSGDIQGRNTSPNISVQKSNPMRMTESHGTKSHMNTPVSSNMHGVVRSTHPHPAVSHGNGEQGQPSVRQPNSSVTQRSRHPLQDNGGSKIRQPERNRSGNQRHGNVFDPSLPHLPLSTSGSMILGRQQSAIEKRGSIVRFMSDGPQVSNDNAAPDQHTLSQNFGFPFIPEGGMNPPINANASFIPPVTQPSATRTPALIPVDPQNTLPSFYPPYSPAHPTLSNDISIPYFPNQMFPNPSTEKPSSGGLNNRFGSILSPPRPVGFAQPSFPLLPDMPPMHMTNTSHLSNFNLTSLFPEIATALPPDGSAMSPLLSIANTSASDSSKQSSNRPAHNISHILGHDCSSAV, from the exons GGCTCTCTTCTCTGAAACCATGCCAGAGATGACAGAGAATGAGACACCTACTAAGAAGCAACATCG aaagaaaaaccgGGAGACACATAACGCAG TGGAGAGACATCGCAAGAAGAAGATTAATGCTGGGATAAACAGAATTGGAGAACTCATTCCCTGCTCTCCAGCACTCAAGCAG agcAAGAACATGATCCTGGACCAAGCCTTTAAGtatattacagaaatgaaaagacagaATGATGAACTTCTGTTAAATGGAGGGAACAACGAACAGG CTGAAGAGATAAAAAAACTCCGGAAACAATTGGATGAACTTCAGAAGGAAAACGGGAGATATATCGAACTACTGAAAGCAAATGATATTTGCCTGTATGATGATCCTACAATCCACTGGAAGGGGAATCTCAAAAATGCAAAGGTTTCAGTTGTTATTCCTGGTGATCAGGTTCAAAAGAACATCATCGTCTATTCAAATGGGAGTCAACCCAATGGAAATAACCAGGGAGCATCTGTCCAGGGAATAACGTTTAACGTTAGTCataatttacaaaaacaaacagccaaTGTTGTGCCAGTTCAGAGAACTTGCAACTTAGTGACTCCTGTGACGATTTCTGGTATTTACCCTGCAGAAAACAAGCCACGGTCTCAGAGTACGGTTTCTCCACTGGCACCCACTCAGCCAGTCCCAGCAGGGAATGTTCTTGAGCTTTCCACCCTAGAGAATGAGCAAGGTGTGCTTGCTACTGCCAGCTCACAGAGCACTTCTCAATCTGGAACAGAACAGGAACTACAGAGTTCTCTAAGTAATACATCACAGAATGATCAAAATCTCTCCAAAAGTAAAAATGATGAGGGGTGCCCgaaattaatgaagaaaacactCCTGCAGGGAATCAGCCTTCCTTCCAGTGCCTCCACGGAAGCCTCTCAAGTTCAACAGGTGAATGCAACCTGTTCAAAAACACCCAATTCTAGGAATGAATTTCAAGAAGGCTGTGTAATTTCAAACAGTGACACAGCTTGCGTGCCATCTGTGAGACTGTCTAGTACAGATAGCTTTTCCTCTGTAAATATCCTCAAAAGTACAGACTTGGTAAGTAGTGCTGGAATGCCTGTGacttctgcagcagaaggaatTAAGGCTGTAACGGCAATAAGCACTCTGCCTGCCAGTCCCCTAGAGAACTGCTGGTCTTTTTCAGGCTCTACAGGTGTTGGTGCTTCAGACTTGAAAAACATGAGTAGCCTTACACGGATGCCTTCAGCTGGAAACACACAGACCACGTGGACAACTTTGCAGCTAGCAGGAAATACTGTTCAGCCACTAAGCCAAACACCATCCAGTATGATGACTGCGCTACTAAATGAGCCAGTTAATGGCGCTGGTACTGTatctcctgctcacagcaggcCTTTGACTACAAGCATTAGTCTAAATACTTCTCTGCCTGGAGATGTGCAGGCAGCTGAACAAATTGTAGTTACCTTGCCCTCATGTCCGTCCTTACCTATGCAGCCATTAATCAGCCAGCCACAGGTTAAAACTCAGGCTGCAGGAAATATCCTTTCATTAAATTCAGCTATGCAGGTAATTCAAATGGCTCAGCCAGTTGCGTCAGCCGTAACAGGAGCACCAGCCAACCAGAATGTCATAATTCTCCAGCCTCCAAACACCACTCCATGCCCTCCAATCGTGAGAGCAGAAGTTCCTAGCCAAAATGTCAGTCAACAAATTGTAATTATACAAGCTGCTAGTCAGaatcctcttcctctcctctctgcccAGCCTTCTGCTTCAGTAAGAGTTCCCATGAATGGGCCTACTGCAATCGCAAACTCTAGCAACTCTGTACAAAATTCCCCTCTTCCACAGACTTTTGGAGGGAAACACCTTGTTCATATATTACCAAGACCATCCTCTTTGCCATCTTCTAGCTCTacacaaacattttcagttaCAATGTCAAATCAACAGCATCCTCAAACTATCTCATTAAATGGGCAGCTTTTTGCATTGCAGCCTGTGATGTCTTCATCTGGAGCTGCAAATCAAGCCCCTATGCAAATTATTCAACCCACCACCAGCGAAGATCCAAATACCAACGTTGCCCTCAATACATTTGGTGCTTTAGCTAACCTCAATCAAAGCATATCACAAATGGCTGGACAAAGCTGCTTACACTTGTCTCTCAGCCACCCTGCCAATCCCACAACTGTCCATAACCAGATCGCCACAGTTAACTGTGTGTCATTACCAACTTCGGTGGCATCTGCAATATCTGCAGAGGGTTCAGTATTAACTAGTGCATCTAATTCAATAAATGCTTCCCccaaaaaagctgctgctggtttGCCATCTAATACAAAATCAAAAAGGACAAACAAAAAGCCGAGTACTAAAAAACACCTAGCAGTCAACAGTAAAGTTTCCTGTCCAGCAATTCCTTGCAAAGATGCGGGGAAGGTAGATTGTGCTCCTGTGGAAACTGTGTCAAAGCATGCAAACGGTGAGGGGCTGTCTGAAAACATGCCGGCAGCATCGCAAGCTTTAGCTACGTCGCAGGCGAGTGGTGTGGCAGCACCAAGTGGCACGAGCATTTCTGACTGTCATTCCAAAGAGTCTGAGTGCTCTGAGCAGGCAGCCGGATCCTGCCCTGTGCCAGAGCTGCCGTCGGCAGAGCTGCCGGCTTCCTcgcccctgcagcccacggtgTCTGAACCATTGGTGCTGGACCCGCCGGCTGCCAAAGATGCTGCTCCTCTCCCGCAGGCGCGTCGGTCTCAGAGCAATCCACCTACTGCCTCTGCCTTGTCAGAGTCTTCTGCTCCCTGTGAACCCCCTGGAACCTTAATGACTTCTCGTACTGAAGCACATATGACAAATTCTCAGGTTGCTGGGatgacagcagcacagagcagcgcAGCAGACCATACTTCCAAAGCAGGAGCAATTTCGGAGTCCTGCAATGTTGCACAGGATTCTTCAATTATCATGCAAGATGCAGACTTGTTAGAGGGGCAGGGTCTAACCAAAATGCTGTCTGATCTCACAAAAGAAAgtacagctgaggaaaaaaactcttcttttaCGGTTCAGGGGGAGCATTCTAATTTTCCCATGGAAAACTCTAAATCAGCGGAATCAAATGTTGATTTGCCTGAGAAGCAGGAACTTTTGTTAATGAACTCAGAGGGAGATTCTCTCTCCCAGCATCACACCTGCATTTCTGATCAGGAAGTAGTTAGTGCTTCCCTAAttgccagcaggcaggcagactCCCCAATGTCAACCAGTTCTGGTAGCAGTCGAGGCTTCTCAGTGGCGTCGATGTTGCCAGATACCACCAGAGAAGATGTTACAAGCAGCACATCAACCAGTACATGTAACAACTGCACATTTTCAGAACAACCCGACATTGTAGCTCTTGCAGCAAGAGCTATTTTTGATCAAGAAAACCTCGAGAAAGGTGGAGGAGGAATACAAGTTAATATGAGGGATGCCATCTCTAAGTCAACTGAGGTTGCATCTTTGGAGAGAGAACAACCGACTTTTAAACCTTTACCAGCGAAAGAAAGCAATGCAGGGCCATTAGAAACAGCATCAAACAAATTCAGTGCTCAGGATACAGTGCAAACAAATGTTGATAGACAAGTTGAAAAACCAAGCTGTTCTGTAGGAGGTGTGGAAACCTCAAACACTTCTTTGCAGATTTCAGCCTCCCAGTCACCAAGCATAACCAGTTTAAGCGTGAATAATCTAATACACCAGAGTCGCATTGTCCATCCCCTTGTGAGTTGCTCAAGTTTATCCCAGCCTTCAGAGCCACCAAGTGTTCCTGCAACGGTGAGTCTCTCCCTTCCATCTAGTTCATATGTCAACCAGTCTCCAGGACCAGCTATGATGAATGAATACGCTCAGGAGCAACTGAATGCTATTAGGGCAAACACCATGCaggctccccagctgcaggaatCACACTTAAAGCAGCAAGGCCATGAAGGTCGCAAAGACTCAGCCAAGCGGGCTGTTCAAGATGACCTTCTGCTCTCTACAGCAAAGAGGCAAAAGCAGTGCCAGACAGCACCTATAAGGCTCGAAGGCATGGCACTGATGAACCGAACACCAGAGAGCATTGCTGATCAAACGCAGATGCTAGTCAGTCAGATTCCTCCTAATTCATCAAATTCAGTGCCGTCAGTGAGCAATCAAGGGCACACGGATGGCCTTAATAGGTTATTCCCATCAAACAGCAACTTTGTAACACCAGCTTTGAGACAAACTGAAGTTCAGTGCAGCTCTCAAACATCAGTTTCAGAACAGCAAGGTCAAGCAGGGCAGCACTTGCAGCCGATTCAGCACGGTCCTTCTCAAGGCATATCTCATCTTCACAGTAATCATCCATACTTAAAACAACAGCAGGCTGGACAGTTAAGAGAAAGGCACCACTTGTATCAGCTGCAGCACCATGTCACTCATGGGGAAAACTCAGTCCACTCTCAACCCCACGGTGTCCACCAGCAGCGAACAATACAGCAGGAGGTGCAAATGCAAAAGAAACGAAATCTTATCCAGGGAAGCCAAGCCACACAACTTTCTCTACAGCAGAAACACCATGGAAGTGATCAGACACGACAAAAAGGTGGTCAGCCTCATCCTCACCACCAGCaaatgcagcagcagatgcagcagcaCTTTGGAGCTCCTCAGCCTGAAAAGAACTGTGAAAATCCCGCAACAAGCAGAAACCACCATAACCACCCTCAGAGCCATATAAACCAGGAAATTATGCATCAACAGCAACAAGATGTTAGCAGCAGACAGCAAGGTTCAGCTTCTGAACATGTGTCAGGGCATAATCAGATGCAGAGGCTTATGACCTCGAGGGGCTTAGAGCAGCAAATGGTGTCTCAGGCAAGTATTGTAACCAGACCATCAGATATGACTTGCACTCCTCATAGGCAGGAGAGAAACAGAGTATCCAGCTACTCTGCTGAAGCACTCATCGGGAAGACACCCTCTAATTCAGAACAGAGAATAGGAATATCTCTTCAAGGCCCTAGAGTTTCTGACCAGCTTGAAATGAGAAGCTATCTAGATGTTTCTAGAAATAAAGGGTTGGTCATTCATAATATGCAGGGCCGTATATCTGTTGATCATACGGTTGGCTCAGATGTGCAACGGCTTTCTGATTGTCAGACATTTAAGCCAGCAGGACCCAATCAACAACCAACAGGCAATTTTGATGTACAAGCCTCAAGGAACAGTGAAATTGGTAATTCTGTGTCATCCCTCAGGGGCATGCAGTCGCAAGCTTTCCGAATTGGTCAAAATACTGGGCCGTCTATAGAAAGACAGAAGAGATTGCCTTACCAGCCAGTACAGGGTATTCCAACAGGAAATACCCTTCCAtcaagggaaaatgaaaatacatgcCACCAAAGTTTTATGCAGAGTTTACTTGCCCCTCACCTTGGAGAGCAAGTTAGTGGAAGCCAAAGATCACTCCCAGAGCATCAAAGGAATACGCAGTGTGGTGCGTCCTCCACGATCGAGTACAACTGTCCCCCAGCGCGAGAGAGTGTCCACATCCGAAGAGATGGTGATGGTCAGAATAGGGAAAGCTGTGACATGTCTATCGGTTCAATTAACACAAGGAACAGTTctttaaatattcctttctcaagttcttcttcttCGGGAGATATTCAGGGTCGAAATACAAGCCCAAACATTTCTGTACAGAAGTCCAATCCCATGAGGATGACCGAGAGTCATGGAACGAAGAGTCACATGAATACACCTGTTTCTAGCAACATGCATGGAGTCGTGAGGTCCACTCACCCTCACCCTGCAGTTTCTCATGGAAATGGTGAACAAGGGCAACCATCCGTTCGTCAGCCAAATTCTTCAGTTACTCAGCGATCGAGGCATCCTCTGCAAGATAATGGAGGCTCTAAAATACGTCAGCCTGAAAGGAACCGATCTGGAAATCAAAGACATGGAAATGTCTTTGACCCTAGTCTTCCCCATCTTCCCCTGTCTACCAGTGGCAGTATGATCCTCGGGCGCCAGCAGTCTGCGAtagaaaaaagaggaagcatTGTCCGCTTTATGTCTGATGGCCCTCAGGTGTCTAATGATAACGCAGCCCCTGACCAACACACGCTCTCTCAGAACTTTGGCTTCCCTTTTATTCCAGAGGGTGGCATGAATCCACCAATAAATGCCAATGCATCTTTCATCCCACCAGTTACTCAGCCTAGTGCCACTCGAACACCAGCCCTAATCCCAGTCGATCCTCAAAATACGCTGCCATCCTTCTACCCGCCATACTCTCCCGCCCATCCCACTCTTTCCAATGACATTTCTATCCCTTACTTTCCCAATCAAATGTTTCCTAATCCAAGCACAGAAAAGCCAAGTAGTGGAGGTTTGAACAATCGATTTGGATCCATTTTGTCCCCTCCGCGGCCTGTTGGTTTTGCTCAGCCgagttttcctttgcttccGGATATGCCGCCCATGCACATGACCAATACGTCACACTTATCCAATTTTAACTTGACGTCTTTGTTTCCAGAAATAGCCACAGCTCTTCCTCCAGATGGTTCAGCAATGTCGCCTTTGCTTTCCATTGCAAACACATCTGCTTCAGATTCTTCCAAGCAGTCATCAAACCGACCTGCCCACAATATAAGCCATATTCTAGGTCACGATTGCAGTTCAGCTGTATGA